One window of the Acaryochloris sp. CCMEE 5410 genome contains the following:
- a CDS encoding pentapeptide repeat-containing protein, with protein sequence MVALTLLSQPVQAAKGDHVDQLKETRECADCQLDKAKLGGADLRNANLKGANLKEANLRGAKLDGADLLRADLKQADLREANLSSAQLTLSNLEKSQLGAAILFRANLSQAQLTLSDLENAQLRDANLSQANLTEANLARANLGKAQLNQANLTTANLSQARLQNASLVGTQLINANLEGASLKGANLIGADLTGANLVNADLREAKLDDTTVIDPKWRNAWAILNQKQIESPVAEETSESLAPEPSATEGPPTQGKNLSGVHWVGINLKGEDLEEADLSQAYLFIVNLQDSNLRATDFSNARLRYTDFRRANLTNSNLEGADLRYANLEGADLNLAKLHKSKINIKTVLADKWRQVWELVNQGGRELDLKTADLAQADLSQVDFFRVQLPQANLTQSILDGANLTEANLFRADLTGASLKAATLKNANLAEANLENANIEGTNLDDAYLCGAIMPDGTTHSCP encoded by the coding sequence ATGGTTGCACTCACCCTGTTGAGCCAACCTGTGCAGGCAGCCAAAGGCGATCATGTTGATCAACTGAAAGAAACGCGTGAATGTGCCGACTGCCAGCTTGATAAAGCTAAATTAGGGGGAGCGGATCTTCGGAATGCCAACCTCAAAGGGGCCAATCTCAAAGAAGCGAATCTGCGTGGTGCAAAGCTAGATGGGGCAGATCTCCTTCGGGCGGATCTCAAACAAGCTGATTTGCGGGAGGCAAACCTTTCCAGTGCCCAACTCACCCTCAGCAATTTAGAAAAAAGCCAACTGGGGGCAGCCATCTTATTTCGGGCTAACTTATCCCAAGCTCAGCTCACCCTGAGCGATTTGGAGAATGCTCAACTCCGCGATGCCAACTTGAGCCAAGCTAATTTAACCGAAGCCAATTTAGCGAGGGCCAACTTAGGTAAAGCTCAGTTGAATCAGGCTAATTTAACCACCGCCAATTTATCCCAGGCTCGATTACAGAATGCATCTCTAGTGGGAACCCAGTTGATTAACGCCAATTTAGAAGGTGCATCTCTAAAAGGGGCCAACCTGATTGGGGCGGATTTAACAGGTGCCAACCTAGTGAATGCTGATCTGAGGGAGGCCAAACTAGATGACACCACAGTTATCGATCCGAAATGGCGGAATGCTTGGGCCATCCTCAACCAAAAGCAAATTGAAAGCCCTGTTGCCGAAGAGACCTCGGAATCACTGGCTCCAGAACCTTCTGCTACAGAAGGCCCTCCAACGCAGGGCAAAAATCTGAGTGGTGTGCATTGGGTAGGCATTAATTTAAAGGGAGAAGATCTAGAAGAAGCGGATCTGTCTCAGGCCTATTTGTTTATTGTCAATTTGCAGGATAGTAACCTGAGAGCGACTGATTTTAGTAATGCTCGCCTCCGCTATACCGATTTTCGCCGAGCCAATTTGACCAATAGCAATTTAGAAGGTGCCGATCTGCGCTATGCCAATTTAGAAGGTGCCGATCTCAACCTAGCCAAGCTGCACAAGAGCAAAATCAATATCAAAACGGTTCTGGCGGATAAATGGCGGCAAGTATGGGAGCTAGTCAACCAGGGGGGCAGAGAGCTAGACCTCAAAACCGCTGACTTAGCCCAAGCGGATCTAAGCCAAGTGGACTTTTTCCGGGTGCAGCTTCCCCAAGCGAATCTTACCCAAAGTATTTTGGATGGGGCAAATTTGACGGAAGCCAATCTGTTTCGGGCCGATCTGACAGGAGCCAGTTTGAAGGCTGCAACCTTAAAGAATGCCAACTTAGCAGAAGCCAATTTGGAGAATGCCAATATTGAGGGCACAAACCTTGATGATGCTTATCTGTGTGGAGCCATAATGCCTGATGGAACAACCCACTCCTGTCCCTAG
- a CDS encoding carbon dioxide-concentrating mechanism protein CcmK, translating to MSIAVGMVETLGFPAVVEAADAMVKAARVTLVGYEKIGSGRVTVIVRGDVSEVQASVAAGTESVKRVNGGQVLSTHIIARPHENLEYVLPMRYTEEVEQFRESVSGPRALPIRKS from the coding sequence ATGTCGATAGCAGTTGGGATGGTGGAAACCCTCGGCTTCCCAGCAGTGGTCGAAGCTGCTGATGCCATGGTCAAAGCGGCTCGTGTCACCTTAGTTGGTTACGAGAAGATTGGGAGTGGTCGGGTTACGGTTATTGTTCGGGGCGACGTTTCAGAAGTTCAGGCGTCGGTTGCCGCTGGAACTGAGTCTGTCAAACGTGTGAATGGTGGACAGGTTTTATCTACCCACATCATTGCTCGTCCTCATGAAAACCTGGAGTACGTGTTGCCTATGCGATACACCGAGGAAGTTGAGCAATTCCGCGAGAGTGTTAGTGGGCCCCGTGCACTCCCTATTCGTAAATCCTAG
- a CDS encoding ribulose bisphosphate carboxylase small subunit: MVIHSPSTSAFMQAGNLPEPRLSSSAYVHSFAKIMGDVHVGANALIAPGSTIQADQGLPFHIGDNVNIQDGAVIHAIEPGQVRGKDGQNYAVWIGNNSCVTHMALIHGPAFIGDNCFIGFRSTVFNAKVGDNCVIMMHALIQGVEIPPGKYVPSGAVITKQEQANLLPDVLESDRKFTQQIIHVNEALKSEVSGASTQTSIRPARANIGHSQSHRFTTDTKPMNHTTLDAAIVSQVRSLLAQGYRIGSEHADKRRFQTSSWQSCPSITGTNESQVLAGIESCMSEHQGEYVRLIGIDTQAKQRVLETIIQRPDGPVKSASISSVTKTIKNYTTSHISSSGNIDAETIAHVRSLLGQGYRIGTEHADARRFQTSSWQSCSPIASQQESQVVAALEACIVEHQGEYVRMLGIDTQAKQRVFEAIIQRPSDKPKAAPPASRPASTSSSSSSYASPSYASSSPNSGASAGLGADAIAQVRSLLAQGYQVGSEYADKRRFQTSSWQSCTPINSQQESQVIAALESCIAEHPGNYVRLIGIDPKAKRRVLEVIIQRPDSNSKASPSAPKARPASSSSSYSSKVESNSSSYRPAPSAGLDGTVVNQIRSLLAQGYRIGTEYADKRRFQTSSWQSCTPIASQQESQVIAGVEACLAEHPNDYVRLIGIDKRAKKRMSETIIQRPGGSTATSSSVKTSSSRSFQAPATKSSRGRGFSPRNGGGLDANTVAQVRSLLAQGYRISTEYADKRRFQTSSWQSCPPIKTQQESQVIAALESCMADHQKEYVRLIGIDTNAKRRVLESVIQKPVAAH, from the coding sequence ATGGTAATCCATAGCCCATCAACATCAGCATTCATGCAGGCAGGGAATTTACCCGAGCCACGGTTAAGTTCTTCTGCCTATGTTCACTCATTTGCAAAAATAATGGGTGATGTTCACGTGGGTGCAAATGCACTGATTGCGCCTGGAAGTACGATTCAGGCCGATCAAGGACTTCCCTTTCACATCGGCGACAATGTCAATATCCAGGATGGAGCAGTCATCCACGCCATCGAGCCAGGGCAAGTTCGCGGTAAGGATGGCCAGAATTATGCCGTTTGGATTGGTAATAACAGTTGTGTCACCCATATGGCCCTTATACATGGGCCTGCCTTTATCGGTGACAACTGTTTTATTGGCTTTCGCTCGACAGTCTTTAACGCCAAGGTGGGTGATAACTGCGTGATCATGATGCACGCGTTAATTCAGGGAGTAGAAATTCCACCTGGCAAGTATGTGCCTTCTGGTGCCGTAATTACAAAACAAGAGCAGGCCAATCTTCTACCTGATGTATTGGAAAGCGATCGCAAATTCACTCAGCAAATCATTCATGTAAATGAAGCCCTAAAAAGTGAAGTTTCTGGGGCTAGCACTCAAACCTCTATTCGTCCGGCCCGAGCCAACATCGGCCATTCTCAATCACACCGTTTTACTACTGATACCAAGCCAATGAACCATACCACCCTAGATGCTGCAATTGTGAGTCAAGTTCGGTCACTCCTGGCACAAGGATATCGAATTGGCAGTGAACATGCCGACAAACGCCGCTTCCAAACCAGCTCTTGGCAAAGCTGTCCATCCATTACTGGCACCAATGAATCGCAAGTATTGGCTGGGATAGAATCTTGCATGTCGGAACATCAAGGGGAATATGTCCGGTTAATTGGGATTGATACCCAAGCCAAACAGCGGGTGCTGGAAACCATTATTCAACGTCCAGATGGTCCGGTGAAATCGGCCTCTATCAGTTCTGTGACAAAGACGATTAAAAATTACACCACTAGCCATATCAGCAGCAGCGGCAACATTGATGCAGAAACCATTGCCCATGTGCGCTCCCTCCTAGGTCAAGGCTACCGGATTGGCACTGAACATGCCGATGCTCGTCGTTTTCAAACGAGCTCTTGGCAAAGCTGCTCCCCCATTGCCTCGCAGCAGGAATCCCAAGTGGTTGCAGCATTGGAAGCTTGTATCGTTGAGCATCAAGGGGAATATGTCCGCATGCTGGGCATTGATACCCAAGCCAAGCAGAGGGTGTTTGAAGCAATTATTCAACGTCCCAGCGACAAGCCTAAAGCAGCCCCTCCAGCGTCCCGGCCTGCTTCTACTTCATCCTCAAGCAGCAGTTATGCCAGTCCAAGTTATGCCAGCAGCAGTCCTAATAGTGGGGCTAGCGCAGGTTTAGGGGCGGATGCCATTGCCCAAGTCCGCTCTCTTCTTGCCCAAGGCTACCAAGTCGGTTCCGAGTATGCAGACAAGCGCCGCTTCCAAACCAGTTCCTGGCAAAGCTGCACACCCATCAATTCCCAGCAAGAATCTCAAGTCATTGCCGCTTTAGAAAGCTGTATTGCAGAACATCCTGGAAACTATGTTCGCCTAATCGGGATTGACCCGAAAGCCAAACGCCGAGTCCTAGAAGTCATCATTCAGCGTCCAGATAGCAATAGTAAAGCCAGTCCATCAGCCCCTAAAGCGAGACCGGCAAGCTCCAGCTCTAGCTATTCCAGCAAAGTCGAAAGTAATAGTTCAAGCTACCGTCCTGCCCCTTCGGCTGGCCTGGATGGAACAGTTGTGAATCAGATTCGCTCTCTTTTAGCCCAAGGCTACCGAATTGGCACTGAATATGCGGACAAACGCCGATTCCAAACCAGCTCTTGGCAAAGCTGCACACCCATTGCCTCGCAACAAGAATCTCAGGTGATTGCTGGCGTCGAAGCCTGTTTGGCCGAACATCCCAATGACTATGTTCGTCTGATTGGCATCGACAAGCGGGCCAAGAAGCGGATGTCTGAAACGATTATTCAACGTCCTGGTGGTTCAACTGCGACTTCATCTTCAGTGAAGACATCAAGTTCTCGCTCTTTTCAAGCGCCAGCGACCAAAAGCTCTCGAGGACGTGGATTTAGCCCCCGCAATGGTGGTGGCTTAGATGCTAATACCGTAGCGCAAGTGCGATCGCTTCTAGCCCAAGGCTACCGAATTAGCACAGAATATGCGGACAAACGTCGGTTCCAAACCAGTTCTTGGCAAAGCTGTCCTCCTATTAAAACCCAGCAAGAATCCCAGGTGATTGCGGCACTAGAATCCTGCATGGCCGACCACCAAAAAGAATATGTCCGCTTAATTGGTATTGATACCAATGCCAAGCGACGCGTCTTAGAATCTGTGATTCAAAAGCCCGTGGCAGCGCACTAG
- a CDS encoding EutN/CcmL family microcompartment protein — protein sequence MRIAKVLGTVVSTQKAHSLQGTKFLLVQRVDHEGQLLPEYDVAADCVGAGVDEWVLITQGSAARQMPEYERRPLDALVIAIIDTVSVSGGRIYSK from the coding sequence GTGAGAATCGCAAAAGTTCTAGGTACCGTAGTTAGTACCCAAAAAGCTCACAGCCTCCAGGGCACCAAGTTCTTGTTGGTACAGCGAGTCGATCATGAAGGTCAATTACTTCCTGAATATGATGTAGCTGCTGACTGTGTAGGCGCAGGGGTTGATGAGTGGGTATTAATTACTCAAGGTAGTGCAGCCAGGCAAATGCCTGAATATGAACGACGGCCATTAGATGCCCTAGTTATTGCCATCATTGATACGGTCTCGGTCTCAGGGGGACGTATTTACAGTAAGTGA
- a CDS encoding adenylosuccinate synthase, whose amino-acid sequence MANVVVIGAQWGDEGKGKITDLLSRSADVVVRYQGGVNAGHTVVVDDQTFKLHLIPSGILYPNTDCIIGSGTVIDPKVLIEELDMLDKLGVSTSHLFISESAHVTMPYHRMIDQASEERRGDHKIGTTGRGIGPTYADKSERTGIRILDLMDPEGMKKQLRWTVNYKNVILEKLYNLPHLDPEEVIAEYQVYADRLRPFVADCSLKIYDAYQQHRNILFEGAQGTLLDLDHGTYPYVTSSNPVAGGACVGTGVGPTMIDRVIGVAKAYTTRVGEGPFPTELHDEMGVALCERGAEFGTTTGRRRRCGWFDAVIGRYAVRINGLDCLAVTKLDILDEVDEIKVCVAYEIDGHESKDFPTNARQFSRCKPVYKTLPGWKQSTIHCRTLEDLPPKALDYLKFLAGIVEVPIAIVSLGAERDETIIVEDPIHGPKRALLYSNGETQAMSA is encoded by the coding sequence TTGGCTAACGTAGTTGTAATTGGTGCTCAGTGGGGCGATGAAGGAAAGGGCAAAATAACCGATTTGCTGAGTCGCTCAGCAGATGTGGTGGTTCGGTATCAGGGCGGAGTAAACGCTGGCCATACCGTCGTTGTCGATGACCAGACCTTTAAGTTGCATTTGATTCCTTCCGGCATTCTCTACCCCAACACCGATTGCATCATCGGCTCTGGAACCGTTATCGATCCCAAAGTACTGATCGAAGAACTGGATATGTTAGACAAGCTGGGGGTCAGCACCAGCCATCTGTTTATCTCCGAGTCAGCCCATGTCACCATGCCTTATCATCGGATGATTGATCAGGCCTCTGAAGAGCGTCGGGGTGACCATAAGATCGGCACTACAGGCAGGGGAATTGGCCCCACCTATGCCGATAAGTCCGAGCGAACCGGCATCCGCATCCTGGATCTGATGGATCCAGAGGGCATGAAGAAGCAGCTACGGTGGACCGTTAACTATAAAAACGTCATTCTCGAAAAACTCTATAATCTGCCTCACTTAGATCCAGAAGAGGTGATTGCTGAGTATCAAGTCTATGCGGATCGTCTGCGCCCCTTCGTTGCTGACTGTTCCTTAAAAATCTACGATGCCTATCAGCAGCACCGAAACATTTTGTTTGAAGGTGCCCAGGGTACTTTGCTGGATTTAGATCATGGCACCTATCCCTACGTCACGTCTTCCAATCCAGTCGCTGGCGGGGCCTGTGTGGGGACGGGAGTAGGCCCCACGATGATTGATCGGGTTATCGGTGTCGCCAAAGCCTATACCACTCGGGTGGGGGAAGGCCCCTTCCCTACCGAACTTCATGATGAGATGGGGGTAGCCCTCTGTGAGCGAGGTGCTGAATTTGGCACAACTACTGGACGGCGGCGGCGCTGCGGCTGGTTTGACGCTGTGATTGGTCGCTATGCTGTCCGCATTAACGGTCTGGACTGTCTAGCGGTGACTAAGCTCGATATTCTCGACGAGGTGGATGAAATTAAAGTTTGCGTGGCCTATGAAATTGATGGCCATGAGTCGAAGGACTTTCCCACCAATGCTCGCCAGTTTTCCCGCTGCAAACCCGTGTATAAAACCCTGCCTGGCTGGAAGCAATCCACGATTCATTGCCGCACGTTAGAAGACTTACCTCCCAAAGCCCTGGACTACCTTAAGTTCTTAGCTGGCATCGTTGAAGTCCCGATTGCGATTGTGTCCCTAGGGGCTGAGCGGGACGAAACCATTATCGTTGAAGATCCCATTCATGGACCGAAGCGAGCCTTGCTCTATTCCAATGGGGAAACCCAAGCCATGTCTGCTTAG
- a CDS encoding class I SAM-dependent methyltransferase: MNHKGDWYKTDLAYIHDIGFGGFADQAAVEILACFQRHQIESGLVVDLGCGSGIWADHLVQAGYQVLGIDISEAMIDLARSRVPAADFRVESLFTAHLPTCQAVTVLGEGLNYLFDAEHNSSRLGPIFQRVFDALEPGGLFIFDLVEPGQVEAGQTSQGFREGEDWMVLVEKQEDLESMILTRRIITFRQDGTLYRRDEEIHRQQLYNADEIAAQLQQIGFQVQISNTYGEYELAIARKAITARKP, encoded by the coding sequence GTGAATCACAAAGGAGATTGGTATAAAACTGACCTGGCCTATATTCACGATATTGGGTTTGGTGGATTTGCGGATCAAGCGGCGGTCGAGATCTTAGCCTGCTTTCAAAGGCATCAAATTGAATCCGGTTTAGTGGTCGATTTAGGCTGTGGTAGCGGCATCTGGGCAGATCACCTCGTCCAGGCGGGGTATCAAGTCTTAGGGATTGATATTTCAGAGGCCATGATTGATCTGGCTCGCAGTCGGGTTCCTGCTGCAGACTTTCGGGTGGAGTCCTTATTTACGGCCCATCTTCCAACCTGTCAGGCAGTAACGGTTCTGGGAGAAGGTCTAAATTATTTATTCGATGCGGAGCACAATTCGTCTCGGCTAGGTCCAATCTTCCAGCGAGTCTTTGATGCCCTAGAACCTGGAGGACTGTTTATCTTTGATCTGGTTGAACCGGGTCAGGTTGAAGCGGGACAAACGAGTCAAGGCTTTCGAGAAGGCGAGGACTGGATGGTCTTAGTAGAAAAGCAGGAAGATTTGGAATCAATGATCCTGACCCGACGAATCATCACGTTTCGCCAAGACGGCACCCTCTATCGACGAGACGAAGAAATCCATCGACAGCAGCTCTACAATGCCGATGAGATAGCGGCACAACTGCAACAGATTGGGTTTCAGGTGCAAATTTCCAATACGTATGGTGAATACGAACTTGCGATCGCACGCAAAGCGATCACAGCCCGCAAACCCTAA
- a CDS encoding tetratricopeptide repeat protein, which translates to MEQPTPVPRERVLVVTENRNCRLRRYRWSVGPLLWGWGLAFALLPLPLKAQEGLQDYDHWAGLCQSLTQQKQYEDALKACDQAIALNTNDPQTWTDRSTIVFALAKHSDAVAAFNQVLKLKPDEPQILAKRCISLFKLQNYEPALKDCELALQVADQRGQSLPDQAWYYRSAALFKLERLEEALAAYDWATHIHSRDGRAWAERCQVLAALKQYSQAFESCDRALRGDSDWGDSSPAIGWSQLAQLHRQLGDYNQALKGYDKALAFAPKDSQLWSQQGILLDQLGEHQQAQASHGFAVTLAPTSSAALIQQCANANQLHQFETALASCEKAFQEGDGDWGEAGLEFAWSQRGTALIGLGRFEEALTSIDRALALTPKDAHSWSARALSLWRLGRFDEALDAAAQGVEVDPQSSLAWFNQGRILTTLGKLEEAVAAYDQALKGDANAGKQPTLVEIWINQSAAYWRLEDYGQALSAADQAVALDAKSDRAWYNKALALMGLRSYSRAVTAYNKALAFNEKNADYWTGKGIALKALGNFPEALASLEQALSLNPNHSLALLNQERVKKQIEPSQ; encoded by the coding sequence ATGGAACAACCCACTCCTGTCCCTAGGGAAAGAGTCTTAGTAGTTACTGAAAACCGGAATTGCCGATTGCGACGGTACAGATGGTCTGTGGGACCGTTGCTGTGGGGGTGGGGGTTGGCCTTCGCCCTGCTTCCCCTACCGCTCAAAGCTCAGGAAGGACTGCAGGACTATGATCATTGGGCGGGATTATGTCAGAGCCTAACTCAGCAGAAGCAATATGAAGATGCTCTGAAAGCCTGTGACCAGGCGATTGCCTTAAATACCAACGATCCGCAGACCTGGACCGATCGCAGCACAATTGTGTTTGCCCTAGCCAAACATTCAGATGCCGTTGCCGCCTTTAACCAGGTCCTCAAACTAAAGCCGGATGAGCCTCAGATTTTGGCTAAACGGTGTATCAGTCTCTTTAAATTGCAAAACTATGAGCCTGCTCTTAAGGATTGTGAGTTGGCCCTCCAAGTGGCGGATCAACGGGGGCAATCGCTGCCAGATCAAGCCTGGTATTACCGGAGTGCAGCTCTGTTTAAGCTGGAACGGTTAGAAGAAGCCTTGGCTGCCTATGACTGGGCGACCCATATTCATAGCCGAGATGGCCGGGCTTGGGCCGAGCGCTGTCAGGTCTTGGCTGCCCTAAAGCAATATTCTCAGGCGTTTGAATCCTGCGATCGCGCCCTCCGAGGCGACAGTGATTGGGGAGATAGTTCTCCGGCAATAGGGTGGTCCCAACTTGCTCAACTACACCGACAATTGGGGGATTACAACCAGGCCCTCAAAGGCTATGACAAGGCGCTTGCCTTCGCACCTAAGGATTCCCAACTGTGGTCTCAGCAAGGGATTTTGCTGGATCAATTGGGAGAACATCAGCAGGCTCAAGCGTCTCACGGGTTTGCCGTGACCCTGGCCCCGACCTCTTCTGCGGCCCTGATTCAGCAATGTGCGAACGCCAACCAACTTCATCAGTTTGAGACGGCCCTAGCCAGTTGCGAAAAAGCATTTCAGGAAGGGGATGGAGACTGGGGAGAGGCGGGTTTAGAGTTTGCCTGGAGCCAGCGGGGAACGGCCCTGATTGGTCTAGGGCGGTTTGAAGAAGCGCTGACCTCCATTGATCGAGCGTTAGCCTTAACGCCCAAAGATGCCCATTCCTGGAGTGCACGGGCCTTGTCTCTCTGGCGTCTAGGCCGATTCGATGAAGCCCTGGATGCTGCTGCTCAGGGGGTAGAAGTTGATCCGCAATCTTCCTTAGCTTGGTTTAACCAGGGCCGGATTCTGACGACTCTGGGTAAGTTAGAGGAAGCCGTTGCGGCCTACGACCAGGCATTAAAAGGAGATGCCAATGCAGGGAAGCAGCCGACGCTGGTAGAAATTTGGATCAATCAAAGTGCAGCCTACTGGCGGCTGGAAGACTATGGTCAGGCCCTATCGGCTGCGGATCAGGCCGTGGCCCTGGATGCCAAATCCGATCGCGCTTGGTATAACAAAGCCTTGGCTCTGATGGGATTACGCTCCTATAGTCGGGCGGTGACGGCCTATAACAAAGCCCTTGCCTTTAATGAAAAAAACGCCGATTATTGGACCGGGAAAGGCATTGCCCTGAAGGCTTTGGGGAACTTCCCTGAAGCCCTTGCCAGCTTAGAACAAGCCCTTAGTCTGAATCCCAACCATTCTCTGGCTTTGCTGAATCAAGAGCGGGTGAAGAAGCAAATTGAGCCTTCCCAATAG
- a CDS encoding MFS transporter → MQDKTPEAISLALINAIKNTTIFFFLLGIFLIAFLIVFLFVAKESELALFILFACIFLAGICAIIFALYSTLQRKENRSRDTATSLQAVLVPVWIGILLVFIFSSSTFFNKDLSNQASQKAINNSSSETVLSSQNNLTKRDSKQNPLKTLSITLSIGGSSLVFGSFFGILFGIPRSAQRRSERNEFVLLSDKNTNEDKKQKNGLDTSKTSSTNRYSDNTNIEEISDWLTKIIIGIGLVQLRTIPDILRSLTNSLNKVLGDGNGIFGISIILLLSISGFFIGYLCSRLFLPGAFTRTLLHQLDQKQSELDQKQSDISEIINERDSYDYLVQTLLAKFEEENLSDKVFKSIDILLKNDDGTNKKLDHICGGQRSLKGFLRGSDEHRQLRKLRSNNLIRPKEGHSWQANKEIQLTSLGKAYCEYKKANKS, encoded by the coding sequence ATGCAAGATAAAACCCCTGAAGCGATATCTCTAGCCTTGATTAATGCAATAAAAAATACAACTATATTCTTTTTTTTATTAGGAATATTTTTAATTGCATTTTTAATTGTATTTTTATTTGTAGCCAAGGAAAGTGAACTTGCTTTATTTATATTATTTGCTTGTATTTTTCTTGCAGGAATTTGTGCAATTATATTTGCACTATATTCAACATTACAGAGAAAGGAGAATCGCTCACGAGACACTGCAACCTCTTTACAGGCTGTTCTTGTGCCTGTATGGATTGGAATTTTATTAGTATTCATTTTCTCTTCATCTACTTTCTTCAATAAGGATTTAAGCAATCAGGCCAGTCAAAAAGCCATAAATAATTCATCAAGTGAAACAGTCCTAAGTAGCCAAAACAATCTAACAAAAAGGGATAGCAAACAAAATCCACTAAAAACTCTTAGTATTACACTTTCTATTGGTGGATCTTCATTAGTATTTGGCTCTTTTTTTGGCATTCTTTTTGGGATCCCAAGATCGGCTCAAAGAAGATCTGAACGCAATGAATTTGTATTATTAAGCGATAAAAATACAAATGAAGATAAAAAGCAGAAAAATGGCTTAGATACATCCAAAACTTCAAGCACAAATAGATATTCAGATAACACTAATATTGAGGAAATATCTGACTGGCTGACTAAGATTATAATTGGTATCGGCCTAGTTCAGCTAAGAACTATTCCCGACATATTGAGAAGTCTAACAAATTCTCTAAATAAAGTGTTAGGAGATGGAAATGGTATTTTTGGCATATCCATAATCCTTCTGTTATCAATCTCTGGTTTCTTTATTGGCTACCTTTGTTCAAGACTATTTCTTCCAGGCGCATTTACTCGAACATTGCTCCATCAGTTAGACCAAAAGCAATCAGAATTAGATCAAAAGCAGTCAGACATAAGTGAAATTATTAATGAGCGAGATAGCTATGATTATTTGGTTCAAACTCTACTTGCCAAATTCGAGGAAGAAAATTTAAGTGATAAGGTTTTCAAAAGCATAGATATTTTGTTAAAAAATGACGATGGTACCAATAAAAAGCTTGATCATATTTGTGGCGGACAACGAAGCCTAAAAGGTTTTCTAAGGGGAAGTGATGAGCATAGACAACTCCGTAAACTACGCTCCAACAACTTAATTAGGCCTAAAGAAGGCCATAGCTGGCAAGCAAACAAGGAGATACAACTGACTTCTCTCGGGAAGGCATACTGTGAATATAAAAAAGCAAATAAGAGTTAA
- a CDS encoding BMC domain-containing protein — translation MIPASKLKRKRRPDSALGLLSTPSFPAIVGTADAMLKAAEVTLVGYEKIGSGLCTVIVRGNIADVRLAVEEGSRLAEKLGQTVSKLVIARPMPNLEAVFPIGSHLVEIAQQQRGYSRLSNQSIGLLETRGFPAMVGAADAMLKSANVQLSAYETIGAGLCTAMVRGSVANVAVAIEAGMFEAERIGELNSVMVIPRVLDDLEAMLPVASCWIEKPLPLLFSNKVKEKEKELVPLENLEQLSRSIEQEPDA, via the coding sequence ATGATTCCTGCCTCAAAGTTAAAACGGAAACGCAGACCTGATAGTGCTTTGGGTCTGTTATCGACTCCCAGTTTCCCTGCGATTGTAGGAACCGCAGATGCGATGCTCAAGGCCGCCGAAGTGACCTTAGTTGGCTACGAGAAAATTGGGAGCGGATTATGCACAGTTATTGTGCGGGGCAATATTGCGGATGTGCGTCTAGCCGTAGAAGAAGGCAGTCGCTTAGCGGAGAAGCTGGGGCAAACCGTCTCCAAACTGGTGATTGCTAGACCCATGCCCAACTTGGAAGCCGTCTTTCCCATTGGCAGTCATCTAGTCGAAATCGCCCAGCAGCAACGGGGCTATTCCCGATTAAGCAACCAATCCATTGGCCTATTAGAAACTCGCGGTTTTCCAGCCATGGTGGGAGCCGCAGATGCCATGCTTAAATCCGCTAATGTTCAACTCTCGGCTTATGAAACTATCGGGGCGGGATTATGTACCGCCATGGTTCGGGGATCCGTTGCCAATGTTGCGGTCGCCATTGAAGCAGGCATGTTTGAAGCAGAACGAATCGGCGAGTTGAATTCGGTGATGGTCATCCCTCGGGTTTTGGATGATTTAGAAGCCATGTTACCTGTTGCCAGCTGCTGGATCGAGAAACCCTTGCCGCTACTCTTCTCCAATAAGGTGAAAGAGAAAGAGAAAGAATTGGTCCCGTTAGAGAACCTAGAACAACTCTCCCGCTCTATTGAGCAAGAACCGGATGCTTAA